One region of Tumebacillus amylolyticus genomic DNA includes:
- a CDS encoding MFS transporter yields MREKGYWYLVTGFTVSALGDALGILAMEWLVYQLTGSLLAMGALVMAQQIAEFVVRLAGATLLDRVDRVKLMAWLDSFRFAAFGGVAVLATTGNLHMWHLYASAMVVGTCTALFAPAGMALLPSLVSEKDLVRCQSLLDTSMTVAMLTGPVLGGLLIHLVGPVMGIALNAGSFLLSALMLVQIRRVVGSLKHATTTKATRGYWNEMREGTAFFKKVPALFVIMLFAAIGNMTGVAISAMWVPYVQVWLHSDALMLGVLMTLNGIGAVGGGLLIAWMGDLQKRRLWMLGSILVKGSCFVLLGIATKTWMAFPIFLLLGMSGPFFGALSSGLYGRLVPAPLRGRVMSIRLLIGGSMQPVGSGLGGVVATAFGLHVLFVGAGLLAVSCAVLGMWLPQLKGIDGNLSEKAKEISEELVQSA; encoded by the coding sequence ATGCGGGAGAAGGGCTATTGGTACTTGGTCACCGGATTCACGGTCTCAGCGCTCGGCGATGCTCTCGGCATCTTGGCGATGGAATGGTTGGTCTATCAATTGACCGGCTCATTGCTGGCGATGGGGGCGTTGGTCATGGCGCAGCAGATTGCGGAGTTTGTCGTGCGGCTGGCCGGAGCGACGCTCTTGGACCGTGTGGACCGCGTGAAATTGATGGCATGGCTGGATTCGTTTCGATTTGCAGCGTTTGGCGGCGTGGCGGTGCTCGCCACGACGGGCAACCTCCACATGTGGCATCTCTACGCCTCGGCGATGGTCGTCGGAACGTGTACGGCGCTGTTCGCTCCGGCCGGGATGGCGCTCCTGCCCTCTCTCGTTTCGGAAAAAGACCTCGTGCGCTGTCAATCTCTCCTCGATACCTCGATGACCGTCGCGATGCTGACAGGTCCGGTTCTCGGCGGTCTGCTCATCCATCTGGTCGGTCCTGTGATGGGCATCGCGCTCAATGCAGGTTCGTTTTTGCTCTCGGCGCTGATGCTGGTGCAGATTCGCCGTGTCGTAGGGTCGTTGAAGCATGCGACTACGACGAAAGCAACGCGTGGGTATTGGAACGAGATGCGGGAAGGCACCGCTTTTTTCAAAAAAGTTCCTGCCCTGTTCGTCATCATGCTCTTCGCCGCCATTGGCAATATGACGGGGGTCGCGATCTCCGCCATGTGGGTGCCGTATGTGCAGGTCTGGTTGCACAGCGATGCGCTGATGCTCGGCGTCCTGATGACGCTGAACGGCATCGGGGCTGTCGGCGGCGGACTGCTCATCGCGTGGATGGGCGATCTCCAGAAACGCAGACTCTGGATGCTCGGCAGTATCTTGGTCAAAGGCTCCTGCTTCGTCTTGCTCGGCATCGCGACGAAGACATGGATGGCGTTTCCCATCTTCCTCTTGCTTGGGATGAGCGGGCCGTTCTTCGGAGCGTTGTCGTCGGGGCTGTACGGCAGATTGGTGCCGGCCCCGTTGCGCGGGCGGGTGATGTCGATTCGCTTGTTGATCGGCGGTTCGATGCAACCGGTCGGGAGCGGACTGGGCGGCGTGGTGGCGACGGCGTTCGGACTGCACGTGCTGTTCGTGGGAGCGGGTCTCCTCGCCGTGAGTTGCGCGGTGCTCGGGATGTGGTTGCCTCAGTTGAAAGGCATCGACGGAAACTTGTCGGAGAAGGCGAAGGAGATCTCTGAGGAGTTGGTGCAGTCCGCCTAA
- a CDS encoding ArsR/SmtB family transcription factor, with protein MTSPYTILIDQAPAYELLISLFAYSRKTHHKGMDAGTPWVREVRKKLSPAFAAQLDDGWSGSMFHGFDFLIHQCPGERTAPQFLQWVSSLSVGDLFEKLAPFVDVPADIGAQRDLGVELLGKWDAEYFQTVDPAVFEELARDAERKRALLGTMPEMDVIELATNGVRYEVTPELRNVLLVPQYHLRPISTMTRYGSSMSVWYGIDLPTPSDGSPAPALLRLTKSLGEESRLRILRFIGGGTRSFTEVVQATGLSMSTVHHHLMALRGAGLLTARGEGNVTYYSLRTDVVARLGTELLAYFLADDRR; from the coding sequence ATGACTTCTCCCTACACCATCCTCATCGACCAGGCACCGGCTTATGAATTGCTGATCTCCCTCTTCGCATACAGTCGCAAAACGCACCACAAAGGCATGGACGCGGGCACGCCTTGGGTGCGGGAGGTTCGGAAAAAACTATCCCCCGCCTTCGCCGCTCAGCTAGACGATGGCTGGTCGGGGTCGATGTTTCACGGGTTCGACTTTCTCATCCATCAATGTCCCGGCGAGCGGACGGCACCGCAGTTTTTACAATGGGTGTCTTCCCTGTCTGTCGGGGATTTGTTTGAAAAGTTGGCTCCGTTCGTAGACGTGCCTGCCGACATCGGGGCGCAGCGGGATCTGGGCGTGGAACTGCTCGGGAAGTGGGACGCGGAGTATTTTCAGACCGTGGACCCCGCGGTCTTCGAAGAACTGGCGAGGGATGCCGAGCGAAAACGCGCCCTGCTCGGCACGATGCCCGAGATGGATGTCATCGAACTCGCCACCAACGGGGTCCGCTATGAAGTGACGCCGGAACTGCGCAACGTGCTGCTCGTTCCCCAATACCACCTGCGCCCGATCTCGACGATGACCCGATACGGCTCCTCGATGTCGGTCTGGTACGGGATCGATTTGCCAACCCCGTCGGACGGTTCCCCCGCTCCGGCACTCTTGCGCCTGACGAAGAGCTTGGGCGAGGAAAGCCGGTTGCGCATCCTCCGCTTCATCGGCGGGGGCACACGATCTTTTACCGAAGTCGTGCAAGCGACCGGATTGTCCATGTCCACGGTTCACCACCATCTAATGGCGTTGCGCGGAGCCGGGCTGCTAACCGCACGCGGCGAAGGCAACGTAACGTACTACTCGCTGCGGACAGACGTTGTCGCACGGCTTGGCACGGAATTGCTTGCGTATTTTCTGGCGGACGACCGCCGATAG